A DNA window from Janibacter sp. A1S7 contains the following coding sequences:
- a CDS encoding SDR family NAD(P)-dependent oxidoreductase: protein MSSLVGQRIWLVGASSGIGAALAEELHRRGVIVAVSARRAEHLRQVAQGRFATVPLDVTDRGATRRAAQDVRSALGQIDTVIWCAGYWKTFEATDWQADEFATHIEVNLLGLNNVIDATVPAMVAARSGHLVALASVAGYRGLSGGEAYAATKAAQINLLESMRASLSTKDVRVTTVCPGFVRTDMTADNSFPMPFIIDPDEAARDIADGLAADAIEIVFPRRMAVTMKIARVLPVRLWTAITARLAGSS, encoded by the coding sequence ATGAGCAGCCTTGTCGGCCAGCGCATCTGGCTCGTCGGTGCCTCCAGCGGCATCGGCGCAGCCCTGGCCGAGGAGCTGCACCGGCGCGGCGTCATCGTCGCGGTCAGCGCGAGAAGGGCGGAGCACCTCCGGCAGGTCGCACAGGGGCGGTTCGCGACGGTCCCCCTCGACGTCACCGATCGTGGGGCGACGCGCAGGGCTGCGCAGGACGTGCGCAGTGCGCTCGGGCAGATCGACACCGTCATCTGGTGCGCGGGCTACTGGAAGACCTTCGAGGCGACCGACTGGCAGGCCGACGAGTTCGCCACGCACATCGAGGTCAACCTGCTCGGGCTGAACAACGTCATCGACGCGACCGTGCCGGCGATGGTCGCCGCCCGCAGCGGGCACCTCGTCGCCCTCGCCTCCGTCGCGGGCTACCGCGGGCTGTCCGGGGGAGAGGCCTACGCCGCGACGAAGGCCGCCCAGATCAACCTGCTGGAGTCGATGAGGGCCTCGCTGTCGACGAAGGACGTGCGCGTGACCACCGTGTGCCCCGGATTCGTCCGTACGGACATGACTGCCGACAACTCCTTCCCGATGCCCTTCATCATCGACCCCGACGAGGCCGCCAGGGACATCGCCGACGGGTTGGCGGCGGACGCGATCGAGATCGTCTTCCCACGTCGGATGGCCGTGACGATGAAGATCGCCCGCGTCCTGCCCGTGCGGCTGTGGACGGCGATCACCGCTCGACTGGCGGGCTCCTCGTGA